AATTCTTCACTTCTACAAACAAGGGAATCCGACAATTCAACGTGAAGCTTGTAAAAGTTAAAAGCTCCATACCGGATCTTTGCATTGACCTGGTACGATGGGTGTGCCGAAAATCTGCGGTTGTAAACCTGCTGCTCTCACGTAAGTGCTTGCCAGCGCGGATAGCAGAAGACAGCTGGCTGCTCCGTTTCTGGACCTCTGTGGCTCTGAGATCACAGCCGCGTATCGGCGCCGTTGACGTTAAGCTTATTTTAAACCCAAGAGCATTCAGCGCCGAAATTCGAGAGGGCTGGGAAATATACAGAGACGAGTTCTGGGCCCGTGAAGGAGCTCGGAGACGGAAAAAGGTCAACGAAACCAGCCCACGCAAAGATGAGTAATACCTGGTTTCTGTTGCTCTGATCACGCCTGCTATACTATCATAGACAATCCTAATCATTCCACTACGGCCTTCGACATAAAGAATACAAGGCTTTTGTCCTCTCCAATACAGAGAGCAAACACAACTTGCCATTACTTAGCCACATATATAAATTGAGAAGTTGCCGGAGGGGCGGCAGCAGGCTCGCTATTACTATAGTCCTTGTGCTTTCAGTGCCAAGATGTTAGACTCTCGACGATCTTGTTTTACGGTTACCCGCAAGACAAGAATATGGCCTTACAACAAGAAGATAATGTTTAGAGCCCCTTTAGCGAAGCTTTTACCACTAAAACAAGAACGAGTCAGAGGCACATTTCGGCCCAAGATGATGCGAGGATTCAAGCAAAAGGTTCGTAATATCAGTCCGCACTTGCTGGGAAcaaattgaatttttaCTAACAGAgagccttttgaagctgaTCAAAAAAACCACTGGATCGTCATCCTCTGgacagaagaagaaagacaaagagGAGGCGAAAAAGACCTCTTCAGGAACCAGTAGCCCCGGAAGCGCGAGCGGAACATCGAAGTCAGCTGCCGAGAAGAAGTCGGCCTcgagctccagctcctccaAGCATACGAAGAGTAAAACGGCAACGAATAACGGatctgaaaaaaagagcaaccCACCGCCGTCTTCGGCTCAAAATGATAGTCCTAATGCAGCGCCTACGagcaaaaacaaacttgAGGTTATGGGAAACATAAACCAACCGTCACGGTCGTCCCAGCCCACTTTAAtcgctgcagcagctctgCCTCCTTCGCCCACTACTGCCACCGTGTCTCTGGCAGTACCAGGAACACAATCGTCCAAGGAACCTACCACTGCCAGTGGAATTGAGATTCCGAGATCATCGCATTCTTTTGAACGTTTGCCCaatgcttcaaagttgaacCCTGAGGCGGACCTTGATCTGATAAAAACCCCGCAAAGACATTCTTCCTCGCGGTTTGAGCCCTCACGTTACACTCAGATTACAAAACTACCTCACTTTGATGACGTTTcaccagaagaacaaattCCGTTATTTATTGCCAAAGTGGACCAGTGCAATACCATTTTTGACTTCGGTGACCCCAGTTTTGATATTCAGGGCAAAGAAATAAAAAGAGTCACCCTTCAAGAATTAATAGAGTTTGTTGTTACAAACCGGTTTGCATACACCGAAGAGATGTATGCTCATGTTGTGAACATGTTTAAAAACAACTTGTTCAGACCCATACCGCCCCCAGTGAACCCCATTGGAGACGTCTTCGACCCCGATGAGGACGAACCTGTTAACGAGCTTGCGTGGCCTCACATGCAGTGCATTTACGAGTTCTTTCTGAGGTTTGTCGAGAGCCCTGATTTCAACCATCAAATTGCCAAGCAGTATATTGACCAAGATTTCATTTTGAGATTGTTGGAATTATTTGACAGTGAAGACATTAGAGAAAGGGACTGTTTGAAAACCACCTTGCACCGTATTTACGGCAAGTTCCTGAGCTTAAGAAGTTTTATTCGTCGCTCAATaaacaacattttcttGCAATTTGTCTACGAGACCGAGAGATTCAACGGTATTGCGGAATTGCTTGAGATCTTGGGTTCTATCATCAACGGGTTCGCCTTGcccttgaaagaagagcacAAAGTTTTCCTAGTTCGCGTATTGATGCCCTTGCACAAGGTCCGCTGCTTGTCGCTATACCACCCGCAGTTAGCATACTGTATCGtgcagtttttggagaaagagCCTCTCTTGACAGAGGAGGTGGTCATGGGCCTTCTTCGCTACTGGCCCAAAATCAACTCTACAAAGGAAATTATGTTCTTGAACGAAATAGAAGATATTTTCGAGGTGATAGAACCACTAGAGTTCATAAAAGTTGAAGTGCCTTTGTTCGTCCAGGTGGCCAAGTgcatttcttcatcacaTTTCCAGGTCTCTGAGAAGGTGCTCAGCTACTGGAACAACGAGTACTTTCTGAATCTCTGCATCGAGAACGCGGAGGTCATCTTGCCCATTATATTCCCAGCGTTATACGAGCTAACGTCACAACTAGACCTGGAGTCCCAGAGTGATGAAAATGGGCACCCTACGTCAGATCCTTACGTTTTAGTCGAACAAGCCATCAGTTCCGGCTCCTGGAACCGCGCTATCCACGCAATGGCCTTTAAGGCTCTCAAAATATTCTTGGAGACGAACCCGGTCCTTTATGACAACTGCAACTCGTTGTATTTGACAAGTGTCAAGGAGACGCAAAGGCGCAAAGTGGAACGCGAAGAAAATTGGCATAGGCTCGAAAGctatgttgaaaagctcaagatcaGTGGCACTGCAGGAGGTGACGAAAGTTCTCCTCAAGACTGAGTCTCCATCAAATTGCCACAAGAGCATATCTGTGAGCGCTCCGCTACCAAAGGACAGACCCGGGCCCTAGACACCGCTGGAAGCCTTTCGGGCCCCGAGCTTCTCTAGGCGTAGTCTTTCGAAGACAATCATCCCGTAAAAATTGTCAAGAACGCGAAGGTCATCGAGAGAAAAGCTTCGCATCCAGTGCATACATCGTTGGCAATTTGTGAGAAACATCAACCTCTCGCATGTTCCAACACAGCGGATACTATCACGAGACCCAACACAACTTTGGGAATACTCAAAGGGCACTAAGAAAGCATCCCAGACCTTCCAAGAACGCATTCCTTTCGATTGTTGAGTGCTGAATTCTAGCAATATCTCAGGTTTAGTTGAGTTTCCGTGTATAATGACGCCACATCATAGTTTGTTCCAATAGTTTAGGGGTTTCTCTTATGGAGTACTAGGTAGTAATACAGACTACATATTCACCAGTGAAAGCAGTAAGGCCTCCCCACGTTTTAGATCATGAGCTTTGCCAGACCATTCTTATTCCAAAAAACCGCGCTAGGTCAATTGCGAAAATTCCTGTCGCCTTTCAGTTTTGGCAAAAGCAGGCTTATGTCCTCAGGCGCAAGGGCCGCGAAGGCTCCTCTGTATTCGGGATTCGTTGGATACAAGACCGTTGGTTTTGCCGCAGGTACATCTTTGGCGATGCTTCTATCGACCATCTCGAGCAAAAACATTATTCGCAGTGACACCATACTGGATGTAAAACAGCGTAACGCAGGATTGCCAGAAGAAATTGGCTTACCAGGCCAGCGCGGGAAGAGTGCAGTGAGCAAGAAAGTGAATTACAGAGAACTTTGTTTAGGGTCTGTGTTGGGACTTATGATaggtgttgttgttggcaaAATATCCTCAGTTTTGGTCTTTGTCACTGCATGTGGTCTTCTCAGCCTACAGTGGCTCAGTAACAGGGGCTTAGTTGACAAGAACGCGACTTGGGGTCTCTCAAAGTATATTGTGAAGACCGGCAGAGAATCGGTTGATTTGAACACTCTTATTTGGGACAAGCCTAGTTTCAAGGTTCCATTCATTTTAACATTCGTACTTGCAGCACTTAACGTCTAGATCAGCCTTCCTCTCGTAGGGGCTCATATTGAATAGTTGAAGTCCCTTTTGGCGATGACTACTGCTGTCCTGTGTTCGGCGAGTATCTGTTCACGTGGTGTGTTTTTCTGGCATATATGCTAAACCACTTCTTAATATTAATCATCTCCAATAGCACTACCATTAATCGAAAATACTACATTCCTATAAGCAAAGTTTAGATGTCCAGAATACACCCGGATACATCGAACTATCCCTTTAGGTTCGAGCCGTTTCTTCGGCAGGAGTACTCCTTCTCTCTAGACCCTGACAGACCCGTATGCGAATTCTACAACCCTAGGGAAGGCCCGTCTTCGTGCCCAAACGGAAATTCATGTCCCAATAAGCATGTTCTGCCAATATTTCAGAACAAAATAGTCTGCAAGCATTGGCTGCGAGGATTGTGTAAGAAGAATGACCAGTGCGAGTACCTGCACGAGTATAACCTGCGGAAAATGCCGGAGTGCGTGttcttttcgaaaaacGGCTACTGCACACAATCGCCGGAGTGCCAGTACCTACATATCAATCCAAGCTCCAAAATCCAGGAGTGTGAAGACTACAGGATGGGATTCTGCCCCGCTGGTGCGCAATGTAAAAAGAGACACATCAAGAAAACGATGTGTCCTCGCTACATCACTGGGTTTTGCCCGTTGGGAAGACTCGACTGCGAAATGGAACACCCTCCGTTTGTGATACCGAACGAGCTGAGCAAGCTGCGGATCAAGAACGATGATGAAATAAACACGAAGAAGCAGGATGAGGAAAAAGAACGGCGTTTAAACGCTATCATCAATGGCGAAATCATTGCGTAAACCAGCTGGGGTATTGTATAGGATGGCAAGCACTGCCGCTAAATACTGGAAACGATAATAATATTACAATAACTAATCATGTGTGAGAAACGCCTTTGTGATCGTGAGGGGTGGTCTGACCGTCCGTGCGAGCAGCCCTCATATATCTTGAAGGGATCTTAAGCAATGTTCGAGTGGCATTCTGTCTTGCAGAATCTGGGCGAGGAAGGCAAGCTCGTTCCTCCACTGTACCCACAGCTCTTCGCGCAAAACATTAAACTCAAGAGGACTGTTTTTCGATATAGCGCTCATGAGCCATTGGGTTTGTGGGAGGGAGGCGCCCCCGCCGGGCTCACCATGCGTCATAGCGGCCATGAGTTCGGCGTAAGGCTCTGCCTTAGTGATCGCAGCGAGGAGCGTGAGACCCACGCTATACAGATCGGTCTCGAAACTGGAGTTCGCGCATTGAGACATCTGCTCCGGGGCGCAGTACTCGAGCGTAGTCTCGAGGGAAGGGGGGCGCGTATCACCGGCGAACACCACTCGCGCAGACGAAAAGTCCGCCAGGTAGTAGCGGGGCATTGCGTCACTGTCAAAGTCCATCAGTATATTTTCCGTCTTGATGTCTCCATGCACAACGCTCCTGGACTTGAGGAGCTGCAGGCCGGACAGGAGGCTCTCCGCGAGGACGCGCCAGTGCGTGTTGTCAAACTCCGTGTTGTAGGTGTAAAAGTGCTTCAACGAGCAGTTCATGCGCTCCAGCACGATGGCCGGGACCGTTTCGTTGCTgcgcagctttttgtgGTGCGACTTGTTGACCAAGGTGAGGCCATAGAACGGTATGACGGGCGCGTACAGGGGCGCGCGGGTGCATTGAAGCCGCGACAGTATAGTGGCCTCTTTGTAGATGTGCGAGCTTTTGCGACTGGTTTGCGGCACCTTCAGGGCGAAAGCGGCCTGCCGGGAGGCGTTGCACAGGT
This is a stretch of genomic DNA from Lachancea thermotolerans CBS 6340 chromosome D complete sequence. It encodes these proteins:
- the FUN14 gene encoding Fun14p (conserved hypothetical protein) produces the protein MSFARPFLFQKTALGQLRKFLSPFSFGKSRLMSSGARAAKAPLYSGFVGYKTVGFAAGTSLAMLLSTISSKNIIRSDTILDVKQRNAGLPEEIGLPGQRGKSAVSKKVNYRELCLGSVLGLMIGVVVGKISSVLVFVTACGLLSLQWLSNRGLVDKNATWGLSKYIVKTGRESVDLNTLIWDKPSFKVPFILTFVLAALNV
- the YTH1 gene encoding cleavage polyadenylation factor RNA-binding subunit YTH1 (highly similar to uniprot|Q06102 Saccharomyces cerevisiae YPR107C YTH1 Essential RNA-binding component of cleavage and polyadenylation factor contains five zinc fingers required for pre-mRNA 3'-end processing and polyadenylation), with the translated sequence MSRIHPDTSNYPFRFEPFLRQEYSFSLDPDRPVCEFYNPREGPSSCPNGNSCPNKHVLPIFQNKIVCKHWLRGLCKKNDQCEYLHEYNLRKMPECVFFSKNGYCTQSPECQYLHINPSSKIQECEDYRMGFCPAGAQCKKRHIKKTMCPRYITGFCPLGRLDCEMEHPPFVIPNELSKLRIKNDDEINTKKQDEEKERRLNAIINGEIIA
- the ISR1 gene encoding putative protein kinase ISR1 (weakly similar to uniprot|Q06098 Saccharomyces cerevisiae YPR106W ISR1 Predicted protein kinase overexpression causes sensitivity to staurosporine which is a potent inhibitor of protein kinase C) — translated: MRPRVSRWRSSAVRGEPFQRHFLRWGAISPCFPSSRAPLTSPSALQQHTALLPVSTRMDCGHTETPPSSPAVLALRKRRGLDSAVLSTPPAQAKQDTKLFQQQLPSPVTPTASSGFPALSPVRPCDADPVREAVSEICSSINNNTDLVNNLSFHTSGHSAVSIQQARALLSPIDPIHDPEWKTSSTPLGRGTYACVYDLCNASRQAAFALKVPQTSRKSSHIYKEATILSRLQCTRAPLYAPVIPFYGLTLVNKSHHKKLRSNETVPAIVLERMNCSLKHFYTYNTEFDNTHWRVLAESLLSGLQLLKSRSVVHGDIKTENILMDFDSDAMPRYYLADFSSARVVFAGDTRPPSLETTLEYCAPEQMSQCANSSFETDLYSVGLTLLAAITKAEPYAELMAAMTHGEPGGGASLPQTQWLMSAISKNSPLEFNVLREELWVQWRNELAFLAQILQDRMPLEHCLRSLQDI
- the RTS1 gene encoding protein phosphatase 2A regulatory subunit RTS1 (similar to uniprot|P38903 Saccharomyces cerevisiae YOR014W RTS1 B-type regulatory subunit of protein phosphatase 2A (PP2A)) → MMRGFKQKLIKKTTGSSSSGQKKKDKEEAKKTSSGTSSPGSASGTSKSAAEKKSASSSSSSKHTKSKTATNNGSEKKSNPPPSSAQNDSPNAAPTSKNKLEVMGNINQPSRSSQPTLIAAAALPPSPTTATVSLAVPGTQSSKEPTTASGIEIPRSSHSFERLPNASKLNPEADLDLIKTPQRHSSSRFEPSRYTQITKLPHFDDVSPEEQIPLFIAKVDQCNTIFDFGDPSFDIQGKEIKRVTLQELIEFVVTNRFAYTEEMYAHVVNMFKNNLFRPIPPPVNPIGDVFDPDEDEPVNELAWPHMQCIYEFFLRFVESPDFNHQIAKQYIDQDFILRLLELFDSEDIRERDCLKTTLHRIYGKFLSLRSFIRRSINNIFLQFVYETERFNGIAELLEILGSIINGFALPLKEEHKVFLVRVLMPLHKVRCLSLYHPQLAYCIVQFLEKEPLLTEEVVMGLLRYWPKINSTKEIMFLNEIEDIFEVIEPLEFIKVEVPLFVQVAKCISSSHFQVSEKVLSYWNNEYFLNLCIENAEVILPIIFPALYELTSQLDLESQSDENGHPTSDPYVLVEQAISSGSWNRAIHAMAFKALKIFLETNPVLYDNCNSLYLTSVKETQRRKVEREENWHRLESYVEKLKISGTAGGDESSPQD